Genomic DNA from Echeneis naucrates chromosome 14, fEcheNa1.1, whole genome shotgun sequence:
aggtgaggagaggagaggagaggagagaggagagaggagaggagagaggaggaggagaggaggaggagaggagagaggaggagaggagatgaggagaggagaggaggtgaggaggaggagaggagaggaggagaggaggagaggaggagaggaggagaggagaggagaggaggtgaggaggaggagaggaggagaggagaggaggagaggaggtgaggagaggagaggaggaggagaggagagaggaggaggagaggagaggagagaggaggaggagaggagatgaggagaggagaggagaggagaggaggtgaggaggaggagaggaggaggagaggaggaggagaggaggaggagaggagagaggaggaggagaggagaggagagaggaggaggagaggaggtgaggagaggagaggaggaggagaggaggaggagaggagaggaggagaggaggtgaggagaggagaggaggaggagaggaggaggagaggagaggagagaggaggaggagaggagaagaggagaggaggtgaggagaggagaggaggaggagaggagaggaggagaggagaggagaggaggaggagaggagaggaggagaggagaggagagaggaggaggagaggagatgaggagaggagaggagaggagaggaggtgaggaggaggagaggaggagagcagaggaggagaggaggaggagagaggaggagaggaggagaggagaggaggagaggaggaggagaggaggtgaggagaggtgaggagaggtgaggaggtgaagagaggagatgtgaggagaggaggtgaggagaggtgaggaggtgaagagaggagaggtgaggagaggaggtgaggagaggagaggaggaggagaggaggagagtggagaggaggagaggaggtgaggagaggagaggaggagaggagaggagagaggaggagaggaggagagaggagaggaggagaggaggagaggagaggagagaggaggagaggaggagaggagaggagaggaggagaggagaggagagaggaagaggagaggaggtgaggagaggagaggaggagagaggaggagaggagaggagaggaggtgaggagaggagagaagaggaggagaggaggagaggaggagaggagaggaggagaggagaggaggagaggaggagaggagaggagaggagaaaaaaaaactatcatcacagacagctgtgtgtgtgtgtgtaatgatgtcacagtgacccCTGCTGGTCAGCTGGAGAACAACACACGTTCTTtttcaacaataaataataaataattgataAATTCAATAATCATGTTTCCTCTCACGCAGATATTTTTGTCTCATGTTAtttatgtttctattttattggtttaatatttttaatattctgGTCATTTACagtctttttgtatttattctttctctcttttttctccatttgaatgaaattgacatttccatatttaatgcaaactttaatgagaaaaaacatttattcatctttaattaatgcatttaaacacaaacagtggaaaatgataaaagcaataaaagaaaGATCAACTGACCTTTATTAAATTTAGTTGAAATGATTTGAGGAGACAAACACTGCTGTGGTGAACATAGATGTGAAATGTCCCTTTAATACAGCTTGTGTTCTCAGGATGTTGTGCGTCTGTGCAAACACATAGACATTTAATTAGTGTGTTCCTCTGAGCTTCATCACCAGAGTcttcagcagcacacacacaaagtgacatgaaactcaaactttatttgtgtgtttcatgtctTAATAAAGTGGTCAAAAGAAAatggacacacaaatacatatattatcaacataaacaggaagctgagatgtgtgtgtgtgtgtgcgtgcatgctgCTTCATGGACTCCAGCATCAGCAGAGGAAACTGGGAGTTCTCTCTGGAGGGAAAAAATTTGTTCTGATCTTTAACAAAGTCAGTAAAGTGCTTCGGAAAcaagctttgtgtgtctgtttgtggttgttttgctgGATGCATTTAAACGTGcatctctttgttgttgttttgtgtctctttatgcctgtctgtggttgtgttgtgtctctCTGGCCATTGTGTACCAGTCATTTGTTAATTTCTTCAGGTGGATGTGACCGGTTCTTCAGGTGGATGTGACGGTTCTTCAGCTGGATGTGACCGGTTCTTCAGGTGGATGTGACGGTTCTTCAGCTGGATGTGACCGGTTCTTCAGGTGGATGTGACGGTTCTTCAGGTGGATGTGACGGTTCTTCAGGTGGATGTGACCGGTTCTTCAGGTGGATGTGACGGTTCTTCAGGTGGATGTGACGGTTCTTCAGCTGGATGTGACCGGTTCTTCAGGTGGATGTGACCGGTTCTTCAGGTGGATGTGACGGTTCTTCAGGTGGATGTGACCGGTTCTTCAGGTGGATGTGACCGGTTCTTCAGGTGGATGTGACGGTTCTTCAGGTGGATGTGACGGTTCTTCAGGTGGATGTGACGGTTCTTCAGGTGGATGTGACGGTTCTTCAGCTGGATGTGACCGGTTCTTCAGGTGGATGTGACGGTTCTTCAGGTGGATGTGACGGTTCTTCAGGTGGATGTGACCGGTTCTTCAGGTGGATGTGACCGGTTCTTCAGGTGGATGTGACCGGTTCTTCAGGTGGATGTGACGGTTCTTCAGGTGGATGTATGTTTGAGCCGTTTGTCTTTAAAGTGCAGGGACGTCTCAGCTGATGATAAAGACTCTCGGTCCGTCCTCTCTCATCGGAGGAAGACTCTCTATCATCATGTTGTCCATCAGTCCATATTTATCCTCTTTTTTATTCCTCTGTTCACAGTCTCCTCTTCTATTGGTTGGTGACTCCACTGGaagctcctccctctccctcggCTGAGACAGCTGATTGGTCAGCTGCTTCACtgtcaactgaaaaaaaaaaaaaaaaaaaaaaaaaggcaagcaGTTTATTCTTTCATCCCGTCTTAAAAAAAGATTGGATAAAACGTTTTGTCTGGCGAGGAGGAGGGGCGGGGCAacaacctgcagctctttgAAGAGGTGGAGCATGGCCACGCCCACCACAATGACCAAAAAGGATCCCAGCGTCGTGACGACATCGACGGTCGCCATGCTCCTCCATTCCTGGAAGAGAATGATGGAGGTGGACAGAACGACGGAGGTGAAGAGGACGTAGTAGATCGGGTAGACCAGCAGCGTGTTGAAGGTGTCCAGAGACTTGTTCAGGTAATTCACCTAGAGACGGACACACAGACGGACAGGTGAGTCCATCAGGTTCTACATTAATGCAGTGAAAGGACGTTCCATCTTACCTGTGTTACTATGGAGATGATGAGAGTGACCAGCAGGATCCAGGTCAGAGGGCTGGTGAGCACTAAGATATCATAAAAGactgaacacagaagaaaacagcaggtTTATAAACTGTCCATCaaatgacgtgtgtgtgtgtgtgtgtgtgtgtgttagtgtcaCCTGTGTTGATGACGATGGCGAGGCCTTTGACGGAGGAGACGGTGAAGGCGCCGAGCAGCGAGCAGATGCTGATGTAGACGAGGATGTTGGATCGACCGAACCGAGGGGAGGCGTACAACACGAGGCCGGCGCACAACACCAACACtgtgcacacatacaccagGAAGCCTAcgcactcacagacacacacagtcagagggTTTCTCAGGGCTGATGATCGAGTTTCACTCTGTTTGTGTGACGGCAGCTTCATCTCAGGTTCCTCTTAAAGGAGCAGACCACCATTTTGTGATCTACATCACTGAGGCCCGGCAGCTGGTAGCTTAGCGCAGCTTAGCATAAACACCCAACTACTGatggacaaaacaaaagtgtgttGTGACAATTTCAGTTGGATGCTAAACCACAAATCTGGCCAGACCAGGAGCCCCCCCTCGACATACCAGGCTCCAGCAGCTTATTGGTCATGTCCTGtagtgatgtcacttcctgttcctcgGGGGCGTGAAGGACCAGCAGGATGCTTCCCAGCACACACAGCATACAGCCAAGTTTCCCCACCACATTCAGCCCCTCCCCCAACAGGTAGGAGGACAGGACcgcactaaaacacacacacacacacacacacacacattaccttAACGTGCACATGAGCTGGGATTTGACCGGGAAAGTTTGACCTACCTGATGAGGACACTCAGAGCGCCCAGCGGAGTCACCAGCGTCGCTGGAGCAAACATGTAGGCGACAAAGTTACAGACCTCTCCTGCCCCCACTGTGAAGGACACACaaccaggacacacacaaagatctaCAGTAATGAAACGTATCGGTAGCTATTTTCTCTCTGCGGTTTAAAAAGTAACCGATCCTTACTGGTGAACAGGCCGCCCCACCACAGCCAGTCCTTCAGGTAACCATGACCTCCAtcccctgcacacacacacacacacacacacacacacacacacacacacacacacacacacacacacacacacacacacacacacacacacacacacacacattgaaattcaaatgtgtCCTCAGGTGATCTGACCTGATAACAGAACATGAACCGACCTGCCTcttgtttctgctctcagaGTCCAGATCTGGTTTAGATCTGATCCACAAGAAgattctgcagtttaaaacGGCCTGCTTCATTCATTACTTTACTATTAAAGGACACCAGCTGAACTCATCCTGATCTTCATCTATCAGACCAGAAGATTCTGTGAAACTGAAGAAGTGAAAACTCGTCCTAAAGACATCAGAGGAGTTCTGACCTCACCTGCTCTGGTGTGACCGGTGCCGGCCAATCGGAGCAGAGCTTTCTTCTTGAGAATAACGCTCCCGCCAATCAGGACGGCAGAGAGCAGCGCCAGGCTGAGGCCAAGACAAAGGTTGTAGGTGTCACCGCCAtctgaggacaaacaaacaactgtgtgtgttcaggaggGCGCGACCCGAGTCCTCCATCAGCTCACATGGTCACTCCAGTTTACTGACTTTAATTCATGAAATCTGACGTAAAA
This window encodes:
- the nipal4 gene encoding magnesium transporter NIPA4, whose translation is MIVVRKTKTQSDTMRDVHLDNETCSNVSVVRLLCGSQSALCSVTGDHTLSHTHLSNSTQQSTDGGDTYNLCLGLSLALLSAVLIGGSVILKKKALLRLAGTGHTRAGDGGHGYLKDWLWWGGLFTMGAGEVCNFVAYMFAPATLVTPLGALSVLISAVLSSYLLGEGLNVVGKLGCMLCVLGSILLVLHAPEEQEVTSLQDMTNKLLEPGFLVYVCTVLVLCAGLVLYASPRFGRSNILVYISICSLLGAFTVSSVKGLAIVINTVFYDILVLTSPLTWILLVTLIISIVTQVNYLNKSLDTFNTLLVYPIYYVLFTSVVLSTSIILFQEWRSMATVDVVTTLGSFLVIVVGVAMLHLFKELQLTVKQLTNQLSQPREREELPVESPTNRRGDCEQRNKKEDKYGLMDNMMIESLPPMREDGPRVFIIS